From one Culex quinquefasciatus strain JHB chromosome 3, VPISU_Cqui_1.0_pri_paternal, whole genome shotgun sequence genomic stretch:
- the LOC119770056 gene encoding dynactin subunit 4-like, translating to MKSRSRWRRKTQNTSKFLSLTDRTGLTMGWTKQIKATPSLINRSIVSEAVDELPENLLTKPIQQKNITTRQQRLAQPAKKPFTMKKPYPQDKLVSIKRSLRCRKCDHNVTNQDQLRGYPAAEAYQSNHQRHDHHNNGTSNRRGGTSHD from the coding sequence ATGAAAAGCAGGAGCAGGTGGCGTCGGAAGACGCAGAATACGAGCAAGTTTCTGAGCTTGACGGATCGAACCGGGCTGACGATGGGTTGGACCAAGCAGATTAAGGCTACGCCGTCGCTGATCAACCGATCCATCGTGAGTGAAGCCGTTGATGAACTTCCGGAGAATTTGCTAACGAAGCCGATTCAGCAGAAAAACATTACGACTCGGCAGCAGAGGCTGGCTCAACCGGCTAAGAAACCGTTCACGATGAAAAAGCCCTATCCGCAGGACAAGCTGGTCTCGATAAAGCGATCCCTCCGGTGCCGCAAGTGCGACCACAACGTGACTAACCAGGACCAATTGAGAGGCTATCCTGCTGCTGAAGCTTATCAATCCAACCATCAACGACATGATCATCACAATAATGGAACTTCCAACCGACGAGGAGGAACGTCTCATGATTGA